From the Flavimarina sp. Hel_I_48 genome, one window contains:
- a CDS encoding glycosyltransferase family 4 protein: MHIAFLTPEYPHERTGRYGGIGTSIKNAAEGLVVLGEKVSVFVVSQQENAVLQDNGITIHLIKQRKYKWFSWFFYKKYVQNYINNQVKLENIDVVEAPDWSGISAFMNFDCPLVVRFNGSDAYFCELEGRSQKRKNFWLEKIALRGADRFISVSEFTSDRTREIFKLKKKIEIIPNSIASDKFLPRPEMGLENRLLYFGTIIRKKGVLDLAEIFNKIIEKSPQSSLFFAGSDVKDLKTGKSTQKLVEQLLSPQAREHVHFLGILDYENVQNEIAKATVIVLPSHAEALPMTWLEAMAMEKALVTSNIGWAQEVMINGKTGFTVDPKSHQEYAEKTLQLLDDKNLRNAVGHEARVHVVNHFSAAKIAERNQQFYKQLCK, from the coding sequence AGTAAGTGTTTTCGTTGTTAGTCAACAGGAAAATGCCGTTTTGCAGGATAATGGAATAACCATTCATCTTATAAAGCAACGCAAATACAAATGGTTTAGTTGGTTTTTTTATAAAAAATATGTACAAAACTATATCAATAATCAAGTCAAATTAGAAAATATCGACGTGGTGGAAGCGCCAGATTGGAGCGGCATCAGTGCTTTTATGAACTTTGACTGTCCGTTAGTGGTACGTTTTAATGGAAGTGATGCTTATTTTTGTGAACTGGAAGGGAGAAGCCAAAAAAGAAAGAATTTCTGGTTGGAAAAAATAGCATTACGCGGTGCTGATCGGTTCATTTCAGTGAGTGAGTTTACTTCAGATCGTACGCGAGAAATTTTTAAGCTGAAAAAGAAAATCGAAATTATCCCGAACAGTATTGCGAGTGATAAATTCCTGCCCAGGCCAGAAATGGGACTAGAAAACAGATTGCTTTACTTTGGGACGATTATCAGGAAAAAAGGGGTTTTGGATCTTGCTGAAATATTCAACAAAATCATTGAAAAGTCACCTCAAAGCAGTCTTTTTTTCGCGGGAAGCGATGTTAAAGATCTAAAAACTGGAAAATCTACCCAAAAATTGGTGGAACAATTACTGTCACCGCAAGCGAGGGAACACGTTCATTTTTTAGGGATATTGGACTACGAGAATGTCCAGAACGAAATCGCAAAAGCAACGGTGATCGTACTTCCCAGCCACGCCGAAGCCCTGCCCATGACCTGGCTTGAAGCAATGGCGATGGAAAAGGCATTGGTCACCTCAAATATCGGTTGGGCACAAGAAGTTATGATTAATGGGAAAACAGGCTTTACCGTAGACCCTAAAAGTCATCAGGAATATGCCGAGAAAACACTGCAATTGCTGGATGATAAAAACTTGAGGAACGCTGTGGGGCACGAAGCGAGAGTGCATGTAGTGAATCATTTTTCAGCAGCAAAAATTGCTGAACGGAATCAGCAATTCTACAAACAGTTGTGCAAATGA
- a CDS encoding glycosyltransferase family 2 protein has protein sequence MIVLVHHKGKKMVKAYRNGAQIAYINHVPALALYELAENYPDELLIWCEERFENGIDELKWQKILRNRAKMASYSCSGRVFLPEAIGFIDTSVFTKIRREVPYPTWIMSSDRGGIHAETLLAFKESKIPVDSFDYFLSTVAKQGMPHGLLTYSDPNIASDSPNLEVKYSTDDAVLYDFVRNNYKKRWLLLLFVQQLIYQKKALFFSFLSAIFKGKTTDFKPLFSFNNNNNNNNNFNVDNSYEIDVLIPTIGRKKYLYDVLGDLRKQTFQPKKVIIVEQNPDPYSSSELHYLTSEEWPFEIDHVFIHQAGACNARNIALRKVTADWVFFADDDIRIPGDFIAKSCSFIEAGESKAFTVSCLREEEREIIENVVQWSSFGSGCSFVKSSCIENIRFDLAFEGGFGEDADFGMQLRNNGVDILYNPFLKLRHLKAPVGGFRYQKKQPWDDEKVQPKPAPTVMVYQLKHATPLQRLGFKTVLFLKFYGRQSNRNPFTYFRSMQKRWEISKKWAKILIEQNP, from the coding sequence ATGATTGTACTGGTACATCATAAGGGCAAGAAGATGGTGAAAGCGTACAGGAATGGGGCTCAAATCGCCTACATAAATCATGTTCCCGCGCTTGCCCTTTATGAGTTGGCCGAGAATTACCCTGACGAACTTTTGATATGGTGTGAGGAACGTTTTGAAAATGGAATAGATGAACTTAAATGGCAAAAAATCCTTAGAAATCGGGCTAAAATGGCCAGTTATTCCTGTTCTGGGCGTGTTTTTCTGCCGGAAGCCATTGGTTTTATAGATACCTCGGTTTTTACTAAAATAAGGAGAGAAGTACCCTATCCCACGTGGATCATGAGTAGCGATCGCGGCGGTATTCATGCAGAAACACTATTAGCCTTTAAGGAAAGTAAAATTCCCGTAGATTCTTTTGATTATTTTCTCAGTACGGTCGCCAAACAGGGAATGCCCCACGGTTTGCTTACATATAGTGATCCCAATATTGCTAGCGATTCGCCAAATCTGGAAGTTAAATACAGCACAGATGACGCGGTATTGTACGATTTTGTAAGGAACAATTATAAAAAGCGCTGGCTGCTGTTGCTTTTTGTTCAGCAGCTTATATATCAAAAAAAAGCACTTTTTTTTAGCTTTCTTAGCGCTATTTTCAAAGGTAAAACCACTGATTTCAAGCCTTTATTTTCTTTCAATAACAATAACAATAACAATAACAATTTCAATGTAGATAACTCCTATGAAATTGATGTTTTGATTCCTACAATAGGCAGGAAAAAATACCTTTACGATGTACTTGGAGATCTACGGAAACAGACGTTCCAACCGAAAAAAGTAATTATTGTAGAGCAAAATCCAGACCCTTATTCTTCTTCAGAACTTCATTATCTGACTTCCGAAGAATGGCCTTTTGAAATAGATCATGTCTTTATTCATCAAGCTGGAGCCTGTAATGCACGGAATATCGCACTGAGAAAAGTAACTGCTGATTGGGTTTTTTTTGCCGATGACGACATCCGTATTCCTGGGGATTTTATTGCTAAATCCTGTTCCTTCATTGAAGCTGGCGAATCAAAGGCATTTACCGTAAGTTGTCTTAGAGAAGAAGAACGGGAAATTATTGAGAATGTGGTGCAATGGAGCAGCTTTGGTTCGGGATGTAGTTTTGTGAAAAGTTCCTGTATAGAAAATATTCGTTTTGATCTGGCCTTTGAAGGCGGTTTTGGTGAAGATGCAGATTTTGGGATGCAATTGCGCAACAACGGAGTGGATATCCTGTACAATCCATTTTTGAAGTTAAGGCATTTAAAAGCGCCGGTGGGTGGCTTCCGGTATCAAAAGAAACAACCCTGGGATGATGAAAAAGTTCAACCGAAACCGGCTCCCACCGTTATGGTTTATCAGTTAAAACATGCAACGCCTCTGCAACGTTTGGGTTTTAAGACGGTATTGTTCCTGAAGTTCTACGGTAGGCAGTCAAATAGAAATCCATTTACTTACTTTCGTAGCATGCAAAAACGTTGGGAAATAAGTAAGAAATGGGCAAAAATTCTAATAGAACAAAACCCATGA
- a CDS encoding glycosyltransferase family 2 protein: MNISLIICTYQRSEAILKLLRSVVKQTHYPEQVLVVDASEDERTRQVCTENEFESLEYCKVSEEHRGLTKQRNFGVLKTASTIEIIAFLDDDIVLKPDYFEKIKEAYRQFPEAWGVGGYISNDVVWNRGKAPDQRLFEYDGYYRKDGSRFLLRKKLGLEPDRPPAHLPDFSHGRSVGFLPPSGKIYDVEQFMGGVASYKKSVFDHIRFSTYFEGYGLYEDADFTLRLSKLGKLYVHTAAQVEHHHDASGRPAAYKYGKMVVRNGWYIWRVKYPKPGLKARLKWNATSLLLTLIRYSNIVNTSQKKEAFLEAWGRTVGWFSLLINKPVK, encoded by the coding sequence ATGAACATATCCCTGATCATTTGCACCTACCAGCGTTCAGAAGCTATTTTAAAACTATTAAGGTCAGTAGTAAAACAAACCCATTATCCTGAACAGGTTCTTGTTGTTGATGCATCAGAAGATGAACGCACTCGGCAAGTTTGTACGGAAAATGAGTTCGAAAGCCTCGAATATTGCAAAGTTTCCGAAGAACACCGCGGACTCACAAAACAACGAAATTTTGGGGTTTTAAAAACGGCCAGTACCATTGAAATAATTGCCTTTCTGGACGATGACATCGTCCTAAAACCAGATTATTTTGAAAAAATAAAGGAAGCGTATCGCCAGTTTCCAGAAGCATGGGGTGTGGGCGGGTACATTAGTAACGACGTGGTGTGGAACAGAGGCAAGGCACCAGATCAGCGCCTTTTTGAATATGATGGATATTATCGCAAAGATGGCAGTAGGTTTCTTTTGAGGAAAAAACTAGGGCTGGAACCTGATAGGCCACCGGCACACTTACCTGATTTCAGTCACGGCCGTTCGGTGGGTTTTCTTCCGCCCAGCGGTAAAATCTATGACGTAGAACAGTTTATGGGCGGCGTGGCGAGCTATAAAAAATCTGTTTTTGACCACATTCGGTTTTCAACCTATTTTGAAGGCTATGGACTTTATGAAGATGCTGATTTTACCCTGCGGCTTTCTAAATTAGGCAAGCTGTATGTGCATACGGCCGCCCAGGTTGAACATCACCATGATGCTTCCGGAAGGCCTGCCGCTTACAAATATGGTAAAATGGTGGTACGCAACGGCTGGTATATTTGGCGGGTTAAATACCCTAAACCAGGTTTGAAAGCAAGATTGAAGTGGAATGCAACGTCCTTGTTACTGACTTTGATAAGATACAGCAATATCGTAAACACTTCACAAAAAAAAGAAGCCTTTCTGGAAGCATGGGGGCGCACCGTGGGATGGTTTTCATTGTTAATAAATAAGCCTGTAAAATAA
- a CDS encoding glycosyltransferase: MRFLIISHTHHEITANGLSAYAPYIKEMNLWLNHVESVEVMAPKTNKKLSLSLKYDRKDIVFTPVPSIALTSVFEVLKTILVFPQLFFKIVNAMRRADHIHLRCPGNMGLIGCIAQIFFPKKRKTAKYAGNWDPNAKQPWSYRLQKYILSSEKLTKNMSAIIYGEWPQRSKNCKTFFTASYSEHQRTEIKQRKYDLPLRFMFVGALVAGKRPLYALKLVHELLKNEIPAELSFYGSGPQSVKLQHYVRKNQLEKFIYLYGNQDFRTLKQAYKKSHFLILSSKSEGWPKVVAEAMWWGVLPVVTRISCLPWMLAEGARGILIQNNLKNDVKRLKKELDNKNALRTKSHKAQLWSRKYTLELFEAEIKKLI; this comes from the coding sequence ATGAGATTCCTGATTATAAGCCATACCCATCATGAAATTACCGCAAACGGCTTAAGCGCGTATGCACCTTATATCAAAGAGATGAACCTGTGGTTGAATCATGTTGAATCTGTTGAAGTAATGGCACCAAAGACGAACAAAAAACTGTCGCTTTCCCTAAAATATGATCGGAAAGACATCGTTTTTACACCTGTTCCGTCAATCGCCCTAACTTCGGTTTTTGAGGTGTTGAAAACAATACTTGTGTTTCCGCAATTATTCTTCAAAATAGTAAACGCCATGCGGCGAGCAGATCACATACACTTACGCTGCCCGGGGAATATGGGGTTAATAGGCTGTATTGCACAGATATTTTTTCCGAAGAAAAGGAAAACTGCCAAATATGCGGGTAACTGGGATCCAAATGCAAAACAACCCTGGAGCTATCGCCTTCAAAAATATATTTTAAGCAGTGAAAAACTGACAAAAAATATGAGCGCGATCATTTATGGGGAATGGCCGCAACGTTCAAAGAACTGTAAAACATTTTTTACCGCAAGTTATTCTGAACATCAACGTACCGAAATAAAACAACGTAAATACGATCTGCCGCTGCGTTTCATGTTCGTAGGCGCTCTGGTCGCAGGAAAACGTCCATTATATGCCTTAAAACTTGTTCACGAACTTTTAAAAAATGAAATTCCTGCTGAATTAAGTTTTTACGGTAGTGGGCCACAAAGTGTTAAACTACAGCATTATGTTCGAAAAAACCAATTGGAAAAGTTCATTTATCTTTATGGCAATCAGGATTTCAGAACTCTCAAACAGGCTTACAAAAAAAGTCATTTTCTGATTCTTTCTTCCAAATCAGAAGGCTGGCCAAAAGTGGTGGCAGAAGCTATGTGGTGGGGTGTTTTACCTGTAGTTACCAGGATTTCCTGTCTGCCCTGGATGCTGGCAGAAGGTGCACGCGGCATATTGATACAGAACAATTTGAAAAACGATGTCAAAAGGCTAAAAAAAGAACTGGATAACAAAAATGCGTTACGAACAAAATCGCACAAAGCCCAACTCTGGTCCCGAAAATATACCCTGGAGCTTTTTGAGGCAGAAATTAAAAAACTGATCTAA
- a CDS encoding glycosyltransferase family 4 protein, giving the protein MRVLQLIDSLQTGGAERMAVNYANALVHYIEKSFLCTTREEGPLLKVLHTEVGYRFLNRRKTLDFKALFKLKRYVKEQQIDIIHAHGTSFFIAALLKLIYADCIVVWHNHSFEDKNLNFLQRIALRSSISSFHTLLSVNENLNRWAQNTLKHKRAYYIKNFVIPPSEDISDHNPFPGIKGKRIVCVANLRPVKNHGMLLDAFNMLLPKFPEATLHLFGSQNNDIYAQSILAIAEHDVENVYYHGVNDQMDAILPFFDIGVLSSDSEGLPLALLEYGQAGLPVVVTNVGQCKKVLNGLDGCIEVGDTEAFVEKISEYLENFEAAKKTGSAFQRQILAYYGRDVILPEVISIYEEALNKI; this is encoded by the coding sequence ATGCGCGTTCTTCAACTTATAGATAGTTTACAAACAGGCGGTGCAGAGCGCATGGCAGTAAACTATGCAAATGCGCTCGTACATTATATAGAAAAGTCATTTTTATGCACAACCCGGGAGGAGGGACCTTTGCTAAAAGTACTACATACAGAAGTGGGCTATCGTTTTTTAAACCGAAGAAAAACCCTGGATTTTAAGGCACTTTTTAAACTGAAAAGATACGTGAAGGAACAGCAGATAGATATTATTCATGCACATGGCACCAGCTTTTTTATAGCAGCACTTTTGAAATTAATTTACGCAGATTGCATTGTAGTTTGGCATAATCATTCTTTTGAAGATAAGAATTTAAACTTTTTACAAAGGATTGCGCTGCGCAGTAGTATTTCTAGTTTTCATACATTATTGTCAGTAAACGAAAATTTAAACAGGTGGGCTCAAAATACGTTAAAACATAAGCGCGCGTATTATATTAAGAATTTTGTAATCCCACCATCGGAAGATATAAGTGATCACAATCCCTTTCCCGGGATAAAAGGAAAACGGATTGTCTGTGTGGCAAATCTTAGACCGGTAAAAAATCACGGGATGCTGCTGGATGCATTTAATATGCTTTTGCCAAAATTTCCTGAAGCTACCCTGCATCTTTTCGGTTCTCAGAATAACGATATTTACGCTCAAAGTATCCTTGCGATAGCAGAACACGATGTGGAAAACGTTTATTATCATGGGGTCAACGATCAGATGGATGCCATATTACCATTTTTTGATATCGGGGTGCTCAGTTCAGATTCCGAAGGTTTGCCACTTGCGCTTTTAGAATATGGGCAGGCAGGACTTCCTGTAGTAGTTACTAACGTAGGCCAGTGCAAAAAAGTCTTGAACGGCCTTGATGGCTGTATTGAAGTGGGTGACACGGAAGCTTTTGTAGAAAAAATATCTGAATATCTTGAGAATTTTGAAGCGGCTAAAAAAACGGGAAGTGCTTTTCAACGGCAAATTCTTGCTTATTACGGTAGGGATGTTATATTGCCAGAGGTGATATCTATATATGAGGAAGCGCTTAATAAAATATAA
- a CDS encoding O-antigen ligase family protein → MRKRLIKYNNLYIRLLLLHVCIGLGLYLFRPLGTIYFLVSVVYFLYFILKNGNDHNQTLIAAAYMTGGEVIFRMTSTVIPWETGKYSVICFLLIGLFLSGTTRKSAPYWLYLILLLPGVIYAATTLDLGTNVRKAIIFNLSGPVCLGIAALYCYDRRITKLQLQYVLWAIAMPVVAMGSYLYFYTPNTQDVLNGTSSNFALSGGFGPNQVATILGLGMFAVFVQVFVNAKNKWVFGINLFVLMLLTYRAILTFSRGGVLTALIVCVAFLFSYFQGISKPRKSTIMGYITMVTGAILLVWFVTSVRTMGLIDLRYANKDAAGRIKENISTGRSELISSELSFFKENPIMGIGVGKTREYREDVYGILAASHNELSRLLSEHGIFGFAALLLLIFVPLAYRLTNRKNYLFYSFFGFWFLTINHSSMRIAAPAFLYALALINIVHEKKVTLHREQISS, encoded by the coding sequence ATGAGGAAGCGCTTAATAAAATATAACAATTTATATATTCGACTCCTGTTGCTTCATGTCTGTATAGGTCTGGGGCTTTATCTCTTTAGGCCCTTAGGGACGATTTATTTTTTGGTTTCGGTTGTTTATTTTTTGTATTTCATTTTAAAAAATGGGAACGATCATAATCAAACGCTTATTGCAGCTGCGTATATGACAGGTGGTGAGGTAATCTTTAGAATGACAAGTACAGTTATTCCCTGGGAGACTGGAAAATATTCGGTTATCTGCTTTTTGCTCATAGGTTTGTTCCTTAGCGGTACCACACGTAAATCTGCTCCTTACTGGCTTTATCTCATATTGTTGCTGCCCGGTGTTATTTATGCCGCTACAACCCTTGATCTGGGCACAAATGTGCGTAAAGCGATCATATTCAATTTAAGCGGACCGGTTTGTCTGGGTATTGCAGCCCTGTACTGCTATGATAGGAGAATTACAAAATTACAGTTGCAATATGTTTTATGGGCTATCGCCATGCCCGTTGTTGCCATGGGTTCCTACCTGTATTTTTATACTCCGAATACACAGGATGTACTTAACGGGACCTCTTCTAACTTTGCCCTTTCCGGCGGATTCGGTCCTAATCAGGTAGCTACAATTCTTGGTCTGGGCATGTTTGCGGTTTTTGTCCAGGTTTTTGTAAATGCTAAGAATAAATGGGTTTTTGGGATCAATCTGTTTGTGCTCATGCTTCTTACATATAGAGCAATACTGACCTTTTCAAGAGGGGGGGTGCTCACAGCGCTGATTGTTTGTGTTGCATTTCTGTTTAGTTATTTTCAGGGGATTTCAAAACCTAGAAAATCCACTATTATGGGATATATTACTATGGTAACAGGTGCAATTTTGCTGGTTTGGTTTGTCACTTCAGTAAGAACTATGGGACTTATAGACCTGCGCTACGCAAATAAAGATGCCGCGGGAAGGATCAAAGAGAATATTAGCACAGGGCGTTCAGAATTGATAAGTTCAGAATTGAGTTTTTTCAAGGAAAATCCCATTATGGGCATTGGTGTAGGTAAAACAAGGGAATATCGAGAAGATGTATATGGGATTCTGGCAGCTTCTCATAATGAATTGAGCAGGTTGCTCTCTGAACATGGTATTTTTGGTTTTGCAGCACTTTTGTTACTCATCTTTGTACCTCTTGCTTATCGGTTGACAAACCGTAAAAACTATTTATTCTATTCTTTTTTTGGGTTTTGGTTCCTGACCATAAACCACTCATCTATGCGCATTGCGGCCCCAGCTTTTTTATATGCACTGGCACTTATTAATATTGTACATGAAAAAAAAGTTACTCTACATAGGGAACAAATTAGCAGCTAA
- a CDS encoding glycosyltransferase family 4 protein, with protein MKKKLLYIGNKLAAKGYSPSSIDTLGALFEQEGCILFYASARRNKIFRLADMIYKVLKHRKTVDYVLIDTYSTHNFWYAVLVAQMCKMLHLKYLPLLRGGNLPQRLKKWPKTSENLFKNAFFNIAPSSYLQNIFKESGFIKVQLIPNTITLENYTFKERQSLRPKILWVRAFAEIYNPLLALQVLKELLKSYPEASLCMVGADKDGSLEHCRKFAEKHQLPVNFTGKLTKAEWISRSVNFDIFINTTHYDNTPVSVIEAMALGLPVISTRVGGIPDLLTDKEDALLIDDNDCEGFVKSIISLIQSPGRTLLMTKNARKKAEGFDWENVKLLWQNTLR; from the coding sequence ATGAAAAAAAAGTTACTCTACATAGGGAACAAATTAGCAGCTAAAGGTTATTCTCCCAGTAGCATAGATACTCTGGGAGCCTTATTTGAACAGGAGGGTTGCATACTATTTTATGCTTCAGCCAGACGAAATAAAATATTTAGACTGGCAGATATGATTTACAAGGTTTTAAAACATCGTAAAACGGTAGATTATGTTCTTATAGACACGTATAGCACCCATAATTTTTGGTATGCTGTGTTAGTTGCCCAGATGTGCAAAATGCTACATTTGAAATATTTACCCTTACTACGTGGTGGAAATCTACCTCAAAGGCTTAAAAAATGGCCTAAAACAAGTGAGAATCTGTTTAAAAACGCGTTTTTTAACATAGCACCATCATCCTATTTGCAGAACATTTTTAAGGAGAGCGGTTTCATTAAGGTTCAATTGATACCCAATACCATTACGTTAGAGAATTATACTTTCAAGGAACGTCAATCTTTGCGTCCTAAAATTCTGTGGGTGAGGGCATTTGCCGAAATTTATAATCCGTTGCTGGCACTTCAGGTTTTAAAAGAGTTATTAAAGTCGTACCCAGAGGCAAGTTTATGTATGGTGGGGGCAGATAAAGACGGAAGTTTAGAACATTGTCGAAAATTTGCTGAAAAACACCAACTTCCTGTTAATTTTACTGGTAAATTAACAAAAGCGGAGTGGATTTCCCGTTCCGTTAATTTTGATATCTTTATAAACACCACGCATTACGACAATACCCCAGTTAGCGTTATTGAAGCCATGGCACTTGGGCTCCCAGTCATAAGTACACGCGTGGGCGGAATCCCGGATTTGTTGACGGATAAAGAAGATGCACTACTTATTGATGATAATGACTGTGAAGGCTTTGTCAAATCCATAATTAGTCTTATACAGTCCCCCGGACGAACACTTTTAATGACTAAAAATGCCCGAAAGAAAGCAGAAGGTTTTGACTGGGAAAATGTAAAACTCTTATGGCAAAATACCCTTAGATAA
- a CDS encoding exopolysaccharide biosynthesis polyprenyl glycosylphosphotransferase: MPLSKSIHFDIPERKVFLRIFDLLSVFLVLILLGHIFNYAYFSLNGSQWSWLLTLGLYLMLFGTIFELYDLQRAASFQTTLKNILLTVSVTLLFYMLTPFFTPVLPANRIQIVVFFSAMVVALVLWRYMYITLFSAPRFNKRVLVVGNAFDIKLIVKNLHVADPNYKVIGYINTDNSLLSDEKEKLKIVDVTELDKAVRRYSVSEIVVSSAGKGVNFELYGQLIRLLEKGFSIREYTQVYEEITQKVPVEHMEQDFYKYFPFSRSNKNSLYLFFNRIFNMVFAILGSVLTLLLIPFILMANFIANAGPLFYQQERVGLNGKNFSIIKFRTMIRNAEAHGAQWSQKGDRRITRFGKIMRNTRLDELPQCLNILRGEMSLIGPRPERPEFVEKLSLKIPFYETRHVIKPGLTGWAQVRGRYAKSEQDSLEKLQYDLYYIKHRNLFLDLSILLKTCSTMIYFRGQ; this comes from the coding sequence TTGCCCCTTTCAAAAAGTATTCATTTTGATATACCTGAACGCAAGGTTTTCTTGCGTATTTTTGACCTTCTGTCTGTTTTTTTAGTTTTAATACTTTTAGGGCATATATTTAATTACGCCTATTTTTCACTTAACGGTTCTCAGTGGTCCTGGCTTTTGACGCTTGGATTGTACCTCATGCTTTTTGGCACTATCTTCGAACTTTATGACCTGCAACGCGCTGCCAGCTTTCAAACGACCCTAAAGAATATACTTCTTACCGTTTCGGTTACATTACTGTTTTATATGCTGACGCCATTTTTCACACCTGTTTTGCCTGCTAATCGTATTCAGATAGTGGTGTTCTTTTCTGCAATGGTAGTCGCCTTGGTACTGTGGCGGTATATGTACATAACATTATTTTCCGCTCCAAGATTTAATAAACGCGTGCTGGTAGTGGGAAACGCGTTTGATATAAAATTGATAGTTAAGAATTTACATGTCGCAGATCCCAATTATAAAGTGATCGGTTATATAAATACCGATAATTCACTCCTTTCTGACGAAAAAGAAAAATTGAAAATTGTGGACGTGACAGAGCTTGATAAGGCAGTTCGGCGGTATTCGGTTTCTGAAATAGTGGTGTCCAGTGCAGGTAAAGGGGTGAATTTTGAACTGTATGGCCAACTCATACGCTTGTTGGAAAAAGGATTCAGTATTAGGGAATATACGCAGGTATATGAAGAAATAACGCAGAAGGTTCCGGTAGAACATATGGAACAGGATTTTTATAAATATTTTCCCTTTAGCCGTAGTAATAAAAATAGCCTCTATCTTTTTTTTAACCGAATTTTCAATATGGTTTTCGCCATTTTAGGTTCAGTCCTTACGCTATTGCTTATTCCATTTATACTTATGGCCAATTTTATAGCCAACGCAGGGCCGTTGTTCTATCAACAAGAACGTGTGGGCTTAAACGGAAAAAATTTCAGTATAATAAAATTTAGGACGATGATCAGGAACGCAGAGGCTCATGGCGCCCAGTGGTCACAGAAAGGGGATCGTAGGATAACCCGTTTCGGTAAGATTATGCGGAATACCAGACTTGACGAATTGCCCCAATGCCTGAATATTTTAAGGGGGGAAATGAGTTTAATAGGTCCCCGGCCAGAACGTCCCGAATTTGTTGAGAAACTTTCTTTAAAAATACCTTTCTATGAGACCAGGCACGTGATAAAACCTGGTCTAACCGGCTGGGCACAAGTGCGCGGCAGGTACGCTAAGTCTGAACAGGATTCGCTTGAAAAATTGCAATATGACCTCTATTATATCAAGCACAGAAACTTGTTTTTAGATCTCAGCATCCTTTTAAAAACATGCAGCACCATGATTTATTTTAGGGGTCAATAA